The DNA region AAACAAAGAAATGAGTCAAAAAGTATGTCAATGTTCCTAGCCTTTCTCAAGACTGTGGTCGTAAGAAGAATAAAGATACTTATAAACACTAAGGACGCGTCTTTCGTAGTGACATCTAAGGACTTATTGTCGGAAGGTCAAGGTAGCATGGAGATACGAGACCCACCTACAGAAGctcaagaaaagataataaCTAGTTTAGCCAAAGTAGTACTTCACCAAATAAACGCCGTCAAGACAATGACTCAGATTAGTGAAGGTCAAGATAATCTACTATTGTCTTTATTTGTTAAAAAGATTTCTGTTGAATTATATCCGGAGCCATTGACGTTGATCACTAAAGAAATTTGTACACTTAATATCCAAGAAAGAATTCTGTCGATTTTAAAGGCCAGTCGCCCAATTGAAGTACAGCAAacttttaataaatttgaaacttttaacacatatttattttgctGCTTAGAAGATTTGGACACTAGTGGATGTGCTGCGTTAATGGAGGAATtcgataaaattgatttggaacacgaaaataatagtaCCAGTGACATCGATGATCGTACGTTAAATAATGATGTTTTAACAGTGGGCGACAGTCAGTTACCTGTCAGTAAACAGTTTTCAGAACTAACTAAAGCCACTTTTCTTccttccaaaaaatttgataatctttGGGAATCTTTACATTTTGACTCTGCAATTAAACAAAAGATGTATAGTTACGCCAcaatatcattaaaattgTCAAAGCTCCTAGACAATTCAAACTCATTTAGCGTGCAAAATATACTAGTCAATAACAAACTTCTCATAGTACATGGCCCTCCAGGAACAGGAAAAACAACATTATGTAAAGCTCTGTGTCAGAAACTCTCTCTCAGAAGAGAACAGCAATTTCTTGAGGATAGAAGCAA from Kazachstania africana CBS 2517 chromosome 5, complete genome includes:
- the PCH2 gene encoding Pch2p (similar to Saccharomyces cerevisiae PCH2 (YBR186W); ancestral locus Anc_8.558) encodes the protein MVCIIDVEARISTLRVVQKYLCDLSRNSSTYGINNHGVLDSSTKQRNESKSMSMFLAFLKTVVVRRIKILINTKDASFVVTSKDLLSEGQGSMEIRDPPTEAQEKIITSLAKVVLHQINAVKTMTQISEGQDNLLLSLFVKKISVELYPEPLTLITKEICTLNIQERILSILKASRPIEVQQTFNKFETFNTYLFCCLEDLDTSGCAALMEEFDKIDLEHENNSTSDIDDRTLNNDVLTVGDSQLPVSKQFSELTKATFLPSKKFDNLWESLHFDSAIKQKMYSYATISLKLSKLLDNSNSFSVQNILVNNKLLIVHGPPGTGKTTLCKALCQKLSLRREQQFLEDRSKNNYQGLIIEIICSKIFTRWFGESPKNVNQLFIDVEKLLEINEHKGSFICILIDEVEAIAGSRKDLMSKNESSDSMRVVNTLLTCLDRLKKYKNFLILATSNNLDALDPAFIDRSDGTFYVGNPSEQAIIKILSETISTLIDSQIICSKRYDNQILKNPQYVTLLKAIAKSCFEAGVSGRILRKLPLLCLSEHFQTLPVEINHFLVGLATTIMSL